CCCTGACATTTAGCAGTGTACGGGATACGCATGTCATTAAACACTAGGTGTTATCGGTCTTCATTCTAAAAACCAACCACTAACAATGCAGCAATGAAAGCAACTGTCAATCCCGAAATTCTAAACAAACGTCTGGCTGTTCTCATCATGGGACTGCTGTTAATCAGTTTAGAAGGAGCTTTTTCGCAAGCTCCCAACGCAAACTCTTCCGATCAAGCCGAGCAACGAATCACGACGCTCTCCAAAGACAAATGGCGCTGGATGGCTGACAAGAAAGTCGACTCTCTGGCAGCGCTCTTCGATGAAAAAGCCATGTTCGTTCACATGGGCGGAAGCTGGGGGAAAAACAGAGAGCTGGATGTGATCAAAAGCGGAGAAATCTGGTATAAAAAAGCAGAGGTTTATAATGTGACTGTCAATATCATTGGCAATACGGCGATTGTCTTAAATGATATCGATTTACTAGCAGTGGTGGGAGCCAATGAAGTCACTAATCCATTTATGGTAACCGAGGTCTACATTATGGAAAATGGGAAATGGAAAATGGGATCACTCACGTTTTCTCGTCTGCTGCGGCCGGTTAAAATGAAGTGATGATGCGCATTTCACCAAAAGCAGATTGATTCATTCGAGGCAAAACAGAAGATACTGATGAGCAAACCACTGATATTATTACTTGTAACTTTCCTTTTCATCTATCACCAATCTCCCGCCCAGACTAATGTTGGCGATACCGGCAATTTAAGTTCCAAACAGAAAAGTATTGTGACAATATCAGCTTTGACCGCAAAGGGTGATTTGCCAAAATTAAAGACGGCATTGAGCGATGGACTTACAGCGGGTATGACGATCAATGAGATTAAGGAAGAACTGGTCCACCTATCTGCGTATTGTGGCTTTCCCAGGAGCCTGAATGGCATTATGACTTTCAATACCGTCCTCGATGCGCGGAAAGCGAGTGGAATCACCGACCGGGCGGGTAAAGCTCCGATAAAGCCTGCCGATTCAAACAAATTTGAAACCGGTAAAAAAGTGCTCGAATCGCTCACCGGACAGCCGGAAGTATATCCAAAACAAAGCGGTTATGCGGCTTTTGTTCCGGCTATTGATACGCTTTTGAAAGAGCATCTTTTCAATGACATTTTTACCCGCGGTGTGATTTCAAATGAAGAAAGAGAGCTTACGACAATCGCCGCACTCATGAGCCTGGGAGGCGTTGATGCGCAATTGCGGGGACATTTTGGGATTTGTCTGAATTTAGGATTTACAAAGGCACAGCTGGAAGAAGTAATCGCAACAATTGAACCCGAAATCGGCAAAAGGGAAGCCGATGCCGGAAGCAGGTATTGGCACGTTTATTGGAAACAAAAAAATAAGAAAACTAAACTCACCATGGCGAAAATCACACTGAATATCAACAACAAAGACTATCCGCTGGAAGCGGATCCGCAAATGCCCCTGCTGTGGGCGATCCGCGATCTGGCAGGGCTAAAAGGCACCAAATATGGCTGCGGCGTGGCGCAATGCGGCGCTTGCGTGGTACACCTGAACGGCGAGGCGGTTCGCTCCTGCGTGACGAAGGTCAGCCGGGCGGTGGATAAGAAAGTGGTAACGATTGAAGGCTTATCCGAGACGAACTCGCATCCGGTGCAAAAAGCCTGGCAGGAGATCGACGTGCCGCAATGCGGGTATTGTCACTCCGGGCAGATTATGTCGGCTGCCGTTTTGCTCCGCGAAAAACCCGACCCGACCGACGAGGACATCGACGATGCGATGGCGGGGAACATTTGCCGCTGCGGGACTTATCTCCGCATTCGCAAAGCGATCCACCTGGCCGCTGAAATGCAGAAGAAAACTGCAAATGGTTAATTCTGTTCACTTCAATCCGATGTTATGAAGCAATATCCTAGAAAGGAGGGAAAATATTTCTTCTCCGTGCAGACTGCCACGATGCTTTCTGTACTCATATTCATTGTCGCTGTCGGCGCGTCCGCATTCAGGAAAGACGATTTGCCAAAAAAAGAGATTGAATTTAAGGCTATTAACCGGGATAGCGTCGAGTCCGTGAAGGCGTTTGCGACGGTTTATAAAGTTCTGATGAGTCCGCGCTGCATGAACTGTCACCCTGCGGGCGACGTACCGTTGCAAGGTGACGATAGCCATTTGCATGTGATGGGGCCGAAACGCGGCGTCGACGGGAAAGGTGTTTACGCCATGAAATGCTCCAACTGTCACCAGGAAGCCAACACGCCGGGGCTGCACACGCCTCCGGGTAACCCGGAGTGGCATTTGCCGCCGGCAGATATGAAAATGGTTTTTCAGGGAAAAAGCCCTCATGAGCTGGCCAAACAATTGGTTGACCCCAATAAAAATGGGCATAAGGATATGAAAAAGCTTATCGAACACGCCGACGATGGCCTCGTACTGGCTGGCTGGAACCCTGCCGAAGGCAGGACATTGCCGCCCGTATCGCACGCAGAATTCAAAAAAGCCTGGTTAACCTGGCTCAAAAAAGGCGCTTACGCTCCGAAAAAGTAACGCCATTTCACTGAAATCAACAACACCATGGACAACCAGACCGTATCCAGAAGGAATTTTATAAAGGCTACCGGGATGACTGGGGCCGTGCTTTCGCTGGGCTTTTACTGGCCAACCCATGCGAAAACCGCGAAGATCGTCAAGGCGGCCGAAGCAGACAATTTCGGTGTGGAAATGAATTCCTGGGTACATATAGATGCATCGGGCAAGGTCACCATTTTCGACCACCGCGCCGAAATGGGGCAGGGCTCTTACCAGGCCGTTCCGCAGATCGTCGCCGAGGAGCTGGAAGTGAATCTGAATGAAATCAATGTCGTCTTTGCCCCGGGCGATAATAAAAAATACGGCAACCAGGTAACCGGCGGAAGCTCTACCGTTCGCGGTTCGTATAAGAACTTATTGAAACTAAGCGCTACTGCGCGTGAAATGCTTATTCAGGCAGCCGCAACGAAATGGGGCGTACCCAAAATTGAATGCCATGCCGAGGGCGGGAACGTCATTCACAAACCATCGGGCAAGCGGATGCATTATGGTGAGCTGGTGGAAGCAGCGTCTAAATTGGAAGCGCCGAAGGATGTCGTGCTTAAAAAACGTTCGGAATATAAGCTGATCGGCAAGCCATTGCGCCGGCTGGATACGCCTTTGAAAACCAATGGAGCCGCGGTTTTTGGATTGGATAAACAGATTCCCGGAATGCTGTACGCGGCGGTGGAAAGAAATCCGAGGCTGCGTGGCAAAGTGAAGCGCTTTGATGACACGGCTACCCGGAAAATACCCGGTGTGAAGCAGGTTATGAAGGTTAAAATGGGCGTTTTTAACACCTATCGTGAAGGCGTTGCCGTGGTGGCGGATTCTACCTGGGCTGCGATTCAGGGTAAGAAGGCTTTGAAAGTGGAGTGGGACGATACCGGTTTTGAGCATTTGAATACCGAAGAAATTTACAAAAGGCAGGCTGAGGCATTGCAGACGCAGGAAGGGTTAACATTCAAAAAGCAGGGTGAACCGAACGAAATCATCGCCAAGGCGGCGAAGAAAATTGACGTTACCTACGAAACACCCTACCAATACCACGCTGCCATGGAGCCTCTGAACTGTATTGCGCATTACCAGGACGATCAGCTCGAAATATGGGGGCCGATACAGGCGCCGGAATGGGTGCAGGACTATATAAGCAAGGAAATGTCGATTCCCAAAGAAAAGGTGATTGTGAATATGACCTTTTTGGGCGGAGGCTTTGGTCGGAAAGCCTTCATGGATTATCCGCACGAAGCCGCCGTGATCTCGAAAGAAATGAAAGCGCCGGTGCAGGTAGTCTGGACGCGGGAGGATGATGCCACACAAGGACCATTCCGTCCGGGCATTACTTATCGCTGTGAAGGCGTGATCACCAATGGTGAAATCCACGCATTCAAGGTGAAGATGGCCGGACAAAATAACGATCACTGGCGCGGAGGCAAGAAGGATACGCCCAACCGCAGCACCTCGGAAGGTTTTTTGAAGCCTTATATGGATTCGATTAAAAACCTGGCGATCATGGATGTGGTATTCGAAACGCCGATCCCGACGATGTGGTGGCGGTCGGTGTACGCTTCGACAAATGGTTTTGCCTACGAAAGTTTTCTGGACGAACTCGCCGTGGAGGCCGGAAAAGACCCGCTTGATTTTCGTCGTGCATACCTGAAAGAAGCGCGTTTGCACAAGCTGATCGACAAAATAGAAGAAGTATCAGGCTGGAAAAGCCGGAAAAAGGGTGATGGTTTTGGTGTGGCGATTACTGAGTGTTTTGCCAGCACAGTTGCCCAGGTCGTCAAAGTATCGAAGGCGGTGAATGGCGGTGTGAAGATAGATCAGGTTTGGGCAGTGATGGATTGTGGCTGGTATGTAAATCCGGATACGATCAAGGCGCAAATTGAAGGTTCGGTGGTAATGGCGCTGGGTGCCGCTACGATGCACGAGGTCAGATTCAAAGACGGTAAGGCGGTGGATAACAATTTCAGCACCTATCAGATGCCGCGGATTACCGACATTCCGCCAATCGACATACACATTATGGACAACGAAGAAGATGCCGGCGGCGTCGGTGAACCCGGCCTGCCACCTTTCACCCCCGCGCTAACCAATGCAATTTTTGATTTGACAGGGAAAAGGATCAGACGGCTGCCGTTTAATTTGGCGGGTGTTTAATTAGTATTTAGAGTCACTTTGTGACAAAAAACAAAATGAAAAAAAGACAATTAGGAAATAGCGGTCTTGAAGTTTCGGCTCTTGGCTTGGGTTGCATGGGATTAAGCTTCGGTTACGGTCCGGCAACAGATACCAAAGACGGCATTGCATTGATCAGGGCGGCCTTCGAACGGGGCGTCACTTTTTTTGACACGGCCGAAGCTTACGGACCATTTACAAATGAAGAATTACTGGGCGAAGCGCTGGCGCCTTTTCGGAACGAAGTGGTGATCGCTACCAAATTTGGCTTTGAGGGCGGTGACTCGAAGGCTGGCCTGAACAGCAAGCCGGAAAACATCCGAGCGTTCGTGGAAGCTTCGCTCAAACGCCTGAGAACCGATCGCATCGACCTCTTATACCAGCACCGCGTCGATCCCGAAGTACCGATCGAGGATGTTGCAGGAACCGTGAAAGACCTGATCCGGAGCGGAAAAGTAAAGTATTTCGGCCTTTCGGAGGCAGGGGTACAGACGATCCGCAGGGCGCATGCCGTGCAACCTGTGGCGGCATTGCAAAGTGAATATTCACTCTGGTTTCGCGAAACGGAAGATGAGATTATCCCTACTTTGGAAGAGCTCGGCATTGGCTTTGTACCATTCAGTCCACTGGGTAAAGGTTTTCTGACGGGTAAGATCGACGAAAACACGACATTTGACAAAAACGATTTCAGGAACATCGTCCCCCGGTTTACTGCCGAAGCGCGAAAGGCAAACCAGGCCATGGTAAATTTGTTAGGCAGAATTGCCAGTGAAAAAGAGGGTACACCCGCACAGATTGCCCTCGCCTGGCTGCTGGCTCAAAAGCCCTGGATCGTGCCTATTCCCGGAACAACCAAACTGCACCGGCTGGAAGAAAATCTGAGTGTCGCGGCAATTGAATTAAATCCGCAGGATTTAGCAGAGATTAAGGAAGCAGCTTCGCAAATCACGGTTGAAGGAGCCCGTTACCCCGAGGCACTGCAAAACAGGGTAGGGAAATGAAAGTCAAATACATAGCCTGGATATCTTCCTTAATACTGATTGTTGGAATGAGCTGCACTTCCGGTGAGCAGCCGCGCGTCGGGGACGAATTGCCTTCCGACGGCGCGTCCAAAAAGATACTGATCGTCTATTTGTCGCGCACCAACAATACCAAGGCAGTCGCCGAAATGATCCAGGCACAAATGGGAGGCAAGCTGGTGGCCCTGGAACTTGCGAACCCATACCCGGCCGATTACAGGACGACCGTCGATCAGGTCGCCCAGGAAAATGCATCCGGTTTCCTGCCCCCGCTAGCCACCAAAATTGACAGTATCGATCAGTACGACCTTATTTTCCTCGGTTTCCCGACCTGGGGCATGCAGCTCCCACCCCCGATCAAAAGTTTTCTCGCGCAATACAATCTCGCCGGAAAAACCATCGCCCCATTCAATACCAACGCCGGCTACGGGATTGGAAGCACATTCGAACAGGTCAAAACCCTGGCCTCCAGGAGTGTGGTGCTGGAAGGTTTCTCGACGCGTGGCGGGATTGAGCGGGATGGTGTTTTGTTTGTAATGGAAGGAGGCAGGGAGGTTAAAGTCCGTGGGGAGGTGGCAGCCTGGTTGGGGAAGCTGAGGGTGAAGTAGAGGGGGGTAAATGTTAGAGAATACCAGCCATTATGTTTTTAAGGTCGCGAATGGAAGTCCCTCTTCCAGTCTTCAAATTTTGATAAATTCCGCAATCCGCTCGTTACAAATCCGTTCAGTCAGGTCTCTCAGCAGTTTTACACGCTCGGATAAATATTCCAATTCTACTTTTTCGATCTTGTAATTTATTTCATATCGCGCATCGATGTAGGCTTTTTTGAGAAGTTTAAACAGCCGCGCTTCTTCTGCTGTATTTTTTGGAAAAACAGTTGCGAAGTTAGGATGAAGTTTTTCGACTTGTTTTCCTAATTCCTCAATATCGTGTGTTCGGGGTTTGTAATCAGTAAAAACGAGGAGAATGGCAGAATAATATCTTTCTGTGGCTTGATGAAGTTCGAATGCAGATTTGTTGTAATGTGCTAAACTTTCGCCTTTTATAAAAAATATCCCACTGTCCAAAAAAAGATTTGCAGATTCAAACCAATGCTTAAATGCATTACTAGCTTTTTTCTGTCTTTCTTCTGGACTCAAATCTTTCGGCTCTGATAAGCTGAAATTTCCGGAATCAAAAAGCATAATTCCTTCCTTGAAGATATCTACAAAAAAGTAGTAATTCCGCTCGATCTTATCGTTCACGAACCAAACGCTGTGTTGGATAATATTGGCTTTGGTACTGTCTTCGTTAGCCGCCAATTCCTTATCTAAATCCCGCCATTTCTTTTGTCCTTTTGCGGCCCTTCTGTCTTTGGTGATAACCAGAATATCAAAATCACTCACATATTCATACGTTTCCTGGTAATCTTCTACCCAATCACCACGCGCATGACTGCCGAAAAGGATGATCATTTCGGCAGGGACTTTGGATAGGATGATTTGGGTGATGGTTTTTAATTCTTCCTGCTTGTCTTCGGGGAGGTGGGAGAGGGTGGTTTTCATGTGTGTGGGGAGGTTACGTTGTTGACTAATGGATTCGACTCAAATCCTTGATTTTGCATCCCTGTCATTTATTCCTTTTACTTTGTCTGCGGGTAAACTATTGTAAATTCCGCTTACTTTTTTGGGAAGGGCGATCATATATTCAACTATAATATTTACCAGATCAAACAACTGCCCAACTGTTTCTGGATTATCTGTATCAATCTGGCCAGGATGAACTGCATCATTTCCTGTTACCCTGACAATGTCCAAAGATTGTTGCACAATAAGAGGAAGTCCTTTCTTTACGAGGTTGCCAACATCAGTATTAATATTTTTACCCTCTTCACCAAGTTCCTTACACAAAACTTGGATTGAAAGTCGAAGTAGGGCGGCAGATCCTCTTGGTGATTTCGAGCTAATGGATGATGCTTCTATATAAAGTTTTAAAACTGATTCAGGCATGTCAGGGTTGGGAATCGGGGCATGCCCGAAATCTGGGAAATACATTTTATCTTCAACCCAGAGTGTTACATTATCGCAATGTTGGCATGTACCGACCCTTAGAGGATGACTTTCTTTGGGATGTGCGGTTTGGGTACTATTCCACCATCTCCACCACCAATCTTGTTTGGCAATTGCACCGCAATGGGGGCAGGTAAATGACTTAATGAAAACTTGTGGTTGAATATATTTCATATAATTAGCCCAATTCAATGCTCTATTCTAGGAAAATCCGTATAATCCTTTATATACTTACTGAAATCATGACCTGAGCATTCCGCCTTCCCTTTTGTGAAAGAAAAATAAAACGTAATGTTTCCCTTTGCTTCGGAACCTACTTTATCGTTTTCAAAATGGTTGAGTAAATAGTCCTGTCTAATGATCACTGGCTTCGACCATTCATCATTATGCCTGACAATGAAAACATAATGGACCGGAATATTAGAAACGTTCTGAAGATTTTTGAGAGACACATTGAACTGGCCGCTGAAACTATCTTTTCGTGAGGTAGAAGTTGACGTTTTGACCTGTACTCGCCTTAATGTACCATTGTCGTCCTGAACCACGAATATGTCATCTCCGATATCAACCTCGGGAATAGCGACATTCCATCCGAGCATCAAAAACTCAGACATAATTGCCAGGTGCCCGGCCTTTCCAAGATATTGATTAAATTTTTTTGTCACGCGGGTTTACTTTGTGTAGTATGTTCCCTGTCTGCGTATCAACAAACTGAATTTCGTCGAATTGATCAAGATCACTTTTATTTTCAACACCTAGTAAAGCTGGATATATGTGACTCTCGAGTTTCCCGGCATAAACTTCAAAATCGCTTTGTGTGTCATACCCTACAAAAATATTATTAGCGGGATGGGCATTAGGAAAAAGTTTCCTGATGAAGTCACGAATGGACGGCGAGATACTGAATGAGTATCCGTCCATTTGCTTATTTACCCTTATTTTGATTGCGTCCATTGCCAGAAAATTTTACATTCGAAGATAGGAAATTATTGCCAGTCTTAATTCCCGCGAAGACTTTGATCCCTCACATCAACCCTTCCGCAGGATCTTTTCCATCTTCCTGCCTTTTGCTAATTCGTCGACCAGTTTGTCCAGGTACCTTGCCTGCCTGGTTAGTTCGTTCTCAATGTCCTCGATACGATAGCCGCAAATGAGCCCGGTGATCAGGTTTGCATTGGGGTTCAGATTTGCTCTTTTAAAAAATGTTTCAAAAGTGACCTTCTCATCAATCAGGTGTTCCAGTTTTTTGCTGTCGAAGCCGGTCAGCCATTCGATTACCTGATGCAATTCTGCTGTTGTCCTGCCTTTGCGCTCGACTTTGGTAACATAGTGCGGATACACCGATGAGAAGGTCATTTTCGCGATTCGCTCATCGTGTTCGGGCGTTGTCGTCATAACTTTTAGTGTTGCTTGTTGAACACTCAATTTTACAATAATCAAAGTTAGCTTTCAAGTATTTTCTTGTTGTCTACGCCCCAGGTGCTTCCTTCCAGGTATGAACCAAAAGACCCGGGCTGCGATCTTTTATGTACTTTTTTTTTCAAATATCACAAATCCAATATTTATTTTTAATTTCCGACTAGTATCTGATATTTCAAACGCAAACATTTCAATACACATGAAAACAAAACGCTACATCCTATTAATGGTGATCGTCATCGGTGCGTTCTCGATAGCGGCGCGAAAAGCATTAACCGCCGACGACCTGGCGGGCACGTGGAAGTACCTGATCAGTGATGTGCCGCCTGAATATGAATCAGGATTTTTAGTTTTTGAGCAAAAGGAAAATAAAACGGTCGGGTACGTGGAGGCCGCTGAAAAGAATGAAATGAAGGAATTGGCTGTCGATCAGGGGAAAGTCACTTTTACGACAGAAAACCAGAATGGCGTGTTTAAATATAGTTTCATGCAAAAAGGCGACACGCTCACCGGCATGATCGGATCTCAATACGGAGATTTTCCGATTATGGCAGTCAGGCAGGCTAAGAAGTGATTTGAAGTTTGCCCGTTCTGGTTTTGTGCATATTTGAAGCAAGGGGTGCTTACTGGTCTGGATCAGTGAACACCCCTTGTTTATTTCCTGAGCGGTCTGTTACGGGTTTTGCTTACCCACAATAACCTTTTTTGTCTGATCGCCAACCGACAGGAAATACGGGCCGCTGGGCAAATGATCCACTTTTACGGCGTTGCCAACCGACCATCGCTGCTTGTGGACGACCTGGCCTTTTGTATTCCGAATGATCAACTTCTGCTCACTATTCAGACCCTTTACATACAGGTTGTGAGTGGCCGGATTTGGATAAATCACAATTTCTTCTCGCGGTTGTTTTACCGAAATGATTCTTGAATATTCAAATTTACCGTCCGAACCGTCCGCCGCATAATCGAGTTGTTTGAGCCGGTAGTAAGCAGTGGGTAGGGGGTTAATATCCCTGAAATTATATGTCTTCCTAGCCTGGGAATCTCCGGCTCCATCTACAAAACCAATTTTTTCGAATGTCCTCGCATCGGCACTCTTTTCGATTTCGAATCCTGCATTATTTGTTTCAGAGGTAGTTTCCCAGGTTAGCAGCACGCCGTTTCCCTGCGATTTGCCGGTGAATGAGATCAGTGTTACCGGCAGCGCGGAGCATTCTGTTCCAGAAAAGCCGTCGCCAGTGAATATCCAGCCTTTTGCCACATCCAGGTGGTCGCGCGCGGCTATGGCATTGGTCCCAAATAGTCGGCCACTGGCATCTAATATGAGGTTGTTAGGCGTGTTGGGATTCGCGTTCCAGCCGATCAGTGTAGCACTGTAATGGTCGCAATCCAAACCGGAATTGGTCAACATCCCTTCCAGCGAAACTAATGATTCAAGTGACCATGCGCCCAGGTACTGGTTAAAAGTAGTAGCATCATTAAACATGTTTCCCATATCCCGCACATTAGCGGTGTTCCAGCCACCGATGGGCTGATTAAAACCAGCAGCTTCGAAAAACATGCCTGCCATATCGGTCACATTTGCCGTATTCCAGCTACCTATTGGTTGGTTGAAGGCTTCGGTTTGTTCAAACATGGAGAACATGCTACGCACATTGGATATGTTCCAGTTACCAATGGGTCGGTTGAAAGCGGTGGCGCCGCTGAACAGCACGTCCATATATTGCACATTGGAGGTGTTCCAATCGCCTATGTTAGCCGGGCCATCCAGTGTAGTGCATCCCTGAAACATGGCGGCCATATCAGTCACGCCGGACAGGTTAGGCACGTCGGTGGCGCTGATATTCAGATTAGAACAACCCGAAAATGCGCCACCCATGGAGGCCCAGGCTATGTCTCCCCATTGCGCTACATCAAGTAGTTTTTCTTTGTCTCCGAAACCACGAAAATATATCTGGGGAAAAGTACCACGGATTCGAATGGTGTAGGTGCCAGCCACTCCAAAATCATGCGTGACATCGCCAGTGATGCCGGCCTGGTCATAAATGCCGTCATTATTCCAATCCACCTCGTAATTGTAGCCGACGCCTGTTGTCGGGATAGTAATGGATGTGCCGTTGGAATCTCCGATGTTGTCGGTTTTCCAGGTGGTAATGAAGGGTGAGGGGCAGAAGGTGCCCGAGGCGGCGTCACCGGTGAAAATCCAGCCTTTTGTGGTCATGAGGTTGGTGCGGGCAGCTACGGCATTGGTTCCGTATAACCGGCCTGCGGCACCGAGCGAGAGATTGCTGCGCGTGCCGGGGTTGGAGTTCCAGCCGTTGAGGGTGGCGCTGTAATTTTCGCAATCCATACCACAATTATTCAGCATATCGGTCATTTCAAAAAACGGGCGTACTAACCACCCAGCTAAGGATTGATTAAAAGCCGTGGCGTCAGCAAACATGCCTTCAAAATGATTCACAACGGAGGTGTTCCAGTTTCCGATAGGTTGATTGAAGGCGGAGGCTGCCTGGAACATGTTGACCATACGGGTCACTTTCACCGTGTTCCAGTTACCTATGGGCTGGTTAAAAGCGGCGGCCTCACAGAACATATAGTCAAAAGTGACAGCACTGGCTGTGTTCCAGTTACCGATGGGTTGATTAAAGGCAGTGGCCTTGAAAAACATGCCTTCCATATTGATCACTTTCGCGGTATTCCAGTTACCGATGGGCTGGTTGAAGTTAGTGGCCTCACAGAATAAGGAGCCCATGGTAGTAACATTGGCTGTATTCCAGCTACCAATAGGCTGATTAAAGGAGGTGGCCCCGAAAAACATGTGTTCCATAATGATCAGACTGGCGGTGTTCCAGTTATCGATAGGTTGGTTAAAGGCGGAGGCTTCCTCAAACATAAAGCCCATGTCGGACACGTTCCCAGTGTTCCAATTTCCGATTGGCTGGTTAAACGCCTTGGTTCCGGCGAACATGCGTTCCATGTGGGTCACATTGGCCGTGTTCCAGTTCCCTATGTTGGCCGGTCCATTCAGAACAGTGCAGTTCTGAAACATGCTTGTCATATCTGTTACACCGGACAGATCGGGCAAGTCGGTTGCGCTGATGTTCAGATTGGCGCAACCCCCAAAGGCAAGGTTCATACTTGTCCAGGCTATATCACCCCATTGCGCGACATCAAGCAGTTTTAGTCTATCCGTCGGATAATCGCCCAAAAGTATCCTTGGGAAAGACCCTCTGATGCGGACGGTATAGATGCCCGCTACCCCAAAATTATGGGTGACATTGCCTGTAATGCCTGACTGGTCATAGACGCCGTCATTGTTCCAGTCCACCTCATAATTGTAGCCCGCACCTGTTGTCGGAATGGTAATGGAGGTGCTGTTCGA
This Dyadobacter sp. UC 10 DNA region includes the following protein-coding sequences:
- a CDS encoding BspA family leucine-rich repeat surface protein, producing the protein MLKTLLVSKTNYVFFSVNGLLRLAVLLCIIILAATTSYAQQPFITTWKTDNTGTSNSTSITIPTTGAGYNYEVDWNNDGVYDQSGITGNVTHNFGVAGIYTVRIRGSFPRILLGDYPTDRLKLLDVAQWGDIAWTSMNLAFGGCANLNISATDLPDLSGVTDMTSMFQNCTVLNGPANIGNWNTANVTHMERMFAGTKAFNQPIGNWNTGNVSDMGFMFEEASAFNQPIDNWNTASLIIMEHMFFGATSFNQPIGSWNTANVTTMGSLFCEATNFNQPIGNWNTAKVINMEGMFFKATAFNQPIGNWNTASAVTFDYMFCEAAAFNQPIGNWNTVKVTRMVNMFQAASAFNQPIGNWNTSVVNHFEGMFADATAFNQSLAGWLVRPFFEMTDMLNNCGMDCENYSATLNGWNSNPGTRSNLSLGAAGRLYGTNAVAARTNLMTTKGWIFTGDAASGTFCPSPFITTWKTDNIGDSNGTSITIPTTGVGYNYEVDWNNDGIYDQAGITGDVTHDFGVAGTYTIRIRGTFPQIYFRGFGDKEKLLDVAQWGDIAWASMGGAFSGCSNLNISATDVPNLSGVTDMAAMFQGCTTLDGPANIGDWNTSNVQYMDVLFSGATAFNRPIGNWNISNVRSMFSMFEQTEAFNQPIGSWNTANVTDMAGMFFEAAGFNQPIGGWNTANVRDMGNMFNDATTFNQYLGAWSLESLVSLEGMLTNSGLDCDHYSATLIGWNANPNTPNNLILDASGRLFGTNAIAARDHLDVAKGWIFTGDGFSGTECSALPVTLISFTGKSQGNGVLLTWETTSETNNAGFEIEKSADARTFEKIGFVDGAGDSQARKTYNFRDINPLPTAYYRLKQLDYAADGSDGKFEYSRIISVKQPREEIVIYPNPATHNLYVKGLNSEQKLIIRNTKGQVVHKQRWSVGNAVKVDHLPSGPYFLSVGDQTKKVIVGKQNP